A single window of Micrococcaceae bacterium Sec5.1 DNA harbors:
- a CDS encoding phage baseplate assembly protein V produces MRQVQGLPELIVTLGRRRLSTAETAAIVSVQVLSSLARPAQCLISWRPGPGRTAAARGGVDPAPGDALRVELGGHRTPLFLGEVTVVEYSYGANLGQEIRIRAYDALHRLRKRQFTRLHEDVDLAALARKLCEGTGLDVVGGGEKLGLVYQCACTDLSLLVEQSARVGAYPVVHDGALRLTGLDGEGEPLELSLGASLHSAEIEVSQEPAYASATINGWRAEDASVHQAETSSSDAKARVTADPTLASVGAGGTLRRDNEVLESTQEANGLAQSELDVRMAGQVTAVFVAEGNPGLRAGGRVRIRGVAQSIEGTYLIASASHRLDSTGYETTLTTRPPSPVPERRPDVFTLGIITDVDDPEARGRARVQLPAYPDLQTAWAPVLTAAAGPGKGMVTPPAPGDNVLVLLPATDPAQAIILGGLYGSEQTPDNRVNTSRESRYTFRSADGQQIMLDGGARTVSFTDGHGSSVELGPDKLRITAATDLVLEAPGKAMKIRAKSVDFEEA; encoded by the coding sequence ATGAGGCAAGTCCAAGGCCTTCCCGAACTCATCGTCACCTTGGGGCGGCGCAGACTAAGCACGGCCGAAACGGCTGCGATAGTGTCCGTCCAGGTGCTCAGTTCACTCGCACGCCCAGCCCAGTGCCTGATCAGCTGGCGACCCGGTCCGGGCAGGACAGCAGCGGCGAGGGGTGGCGTGGATCCGGCGCCCGGTGATGCCCTGCGGGTGGAGCTCGGCGGTCATCGGACTCCACTATTCCTGGGCGAGGTGACCGTGGTGGAGTACAGCTACGGAGCCAATCTTGGTCAGGAAATCCGCATCAGGGCCTACGATGCCCTGCACCGGCTGAGGAAGCGCCAATTCACCAGGCTGCACGAGGACGTCGATCTCGCTGCGTTGGCGAGGAAACTCTGCGAGGGTACCGGCCTGGACGTTGTGGGCGGCGGCGAGAAGCTGGGGCTGGTGTACCAGTGCGCCTGCACGGACCTGAGCCTCCTGGTTGAACAGAGTGCCCGCGTGGGCGCCTACCCCGTGGTGCACGACGGCGCCCTCAGGCTCACAGGACTCGACGGCGAAGGCGAACCCCTGGAGCTCAGCCTCGGGGCATCCCTTCATTCGGCGGAGATCGAGGTCAGCCAGGAACCGGCGTACGCCTCCGCAACAATCAACGGCTGGCGTGCCGAGGACGCCTCAGTCCATCAGGCCGAAACCAGCAGCAGCGACGCCAAAGCCCGGGTCACTGCCGACCCAACATTGGCCAGCGTCGGCGCAGGCGGGACCCTCCGACGAGACAACGAAGTGCTGGAATCCACCCAGGAGGCGAATGGATTGGCACAGTCCGAGCTGGACGTCAGGATGGCCGGGCAGGTCACGGCGGTGTTTGTGGCTGAGGGCAATCCCGGGCTTAGGGCAGGCGGGCGAGTCAGGATCAGGGGGGTAGCGCAGTCCATCGAGGGAACATATCTGATCGCGAGCGCCTCACACCGTTTGGATAGCACGGGCTACGAAACCACCCTTACCACCCGCCCACCGAGCCCTGTCCCCGAACGACGCCCGGACGTCTTCACGCTCGGGATCATCACGGACGTGGACGATCCCGAGGCCCGGGGGCGCGCCCGCGTACAACTACCGGCCTATCCGGACCTGCAAACCGCTTGGGCGCCCGTGCTTACTGCGGCCGCGGGTCCTGGCAAGGGGATGGTCACACCGCCGGCTCCCGGCGACAATGTCCTGGTGCTTCTTCCCGCCACGGATCCGGCCCAGGCCATCATCCTCGGCGGTCTTTACGGCAGCGAACAGACGCCCGACAACCGCGTCAACACTTCCCGGGAGAGCCGTTACACGTTCCGCAGTGCGGATGGCCAACAAATAATGCTCGACGGCGGTGCCCGCACGGTGAGCTTCACGGATGGCCACGGCTCGTCGGTGGAGCTGGGGCCGGACAAGCTCCGCATCACCGCTGCCACGGACCTGGTGCTGGAAGCCCCGGGCAAAGCCATGAAAATCCGTGCGAAATCCGTCGACTTCGAGGAGGCCTGA
- a CDS encoding GPW/gp25 family protein → MSAPRYTSIAFIHPDFDAAAGIPGLRVTPAGRLATVTDAASIRQALLLLLSTRPGERVNRPTYGCHLFRLAFAPADDTTAGLAIHYVARAVEQWERRITVLSLDASRSPEDPEVLEVRLKYRVRTTQLEDEIAIALPVESGGAL, encoded by the coding sequence ATGAGCGCCCCACGCTACACATCGATTGCTTTCATCCATCCGGATTTCGACGCAGCAGCCGGCATCCCCGGTCTGCGAGTCACCCCCGCAGGGAGGCTGGCGACTGTTACGGATGCAGCCTCCATCCGCCAAGCCCTCCTCCTGCTGCTCAGCACCAGGCCCGGCGAGCGCGTGAACCGACCGACGTACGGCTGCCATTTGTTCCGGTTGGCATTCGCTCCGGCTGACGACACCACCGCCGGACTCGCCATCCACTATGTGGCCCGCGCGGTGGAACAGTGGGAGCGGCGCATCACGGTCCTTTCCTTGGATGCCTCACGCTCGCCGGAGGACCCCGAAGTCCTTGAGGTCCGGCTGAAATACCGTGTCCGTACTACCCAGCTTGAGGATGAGATCGCCATCGCCCTGCCCGTGGAGTCTGGAGGTGCACTATGA